From Streptomyces sp. HUAS MG91, the proteins below share one genomic window:
- a CDS encoding peptidoglycan bridge formation glycyltransferase FemA/FemB family protein translates to MTSQPALSVRVLSRAEHLAHLTLYPGVSHLQIPEWGAVKPDWAAESIGWFEGLSRVGAALVLYRALPGTRRTLAYLPDGPSIDWRDPRLGRWLEPLIEHVTERGAFSLRIGPPLVVRQWEPATVAEGIADSGVRHLHGMAADHIDGTALQVGERLRRLGWRPCADGDDAGFGVGQPRYGCQVPLAGRSAQEVRDGLAPHWQEALDTSEAAGVRVTWGSVADLPAFHRLYVQTAARDGFKARPVAYFDRMWQALNTEDGDRLRLYLAEHDGEALSAALMISVGSRFWHSYAASGPRGHELRPSNALLWRMLGVARAAGADAYDLRAVSPLLTEDNRLLGRLRFKTGAGGRAVEYLGEWELPVGPQGRVLQRALGFYLGHR, encoded by the coding sequence ATGACCAGCCAGCCCGCTCTCTCCGTGCGCGTCCTCTCCCGCGCGGAGCATCTGGCCCACCTCACCCTGTATCCCGGCGTGAGCCATCTCCAGATCCCCGAGTGGGGCGCCGTGAAGCCCGACTGGGCGGCGGAGAGCATCGGATGGTTCGAGGGCCTGTCCAGGGTGGGGGCCGCGCTGGTGCTGTACCGGGCGCTGCCCGGGACCCGGCGCACGCTCGCCTATCTGCCCGACGGACCCTCGATCGACTGGCGGGACCCGCGGCTCGGCCGGTGGCTGGAGCCGCTGATCGAGCACGTGACGGAGCGCGGGGCGTTCTCGCTGCGCATCGGCCCGCCGCTCGTCGTCCGGCAGTGGGAGCCGGCCACCGTCGCGGAGGGCATCGCCGACAGCGGCGTACGGCATCTGCACGGCATGGCGGCCGACCACATCGACGGCACCGCCCTCCAGGTCGGGGAGCGGCTGCGGCGGCTCGGCTGGCGGCCGTGCGCGGACGGCGACGACGCCGGGTTCGGCGTGGGGCAGCCGCGGTACGGGTGCCAGGTGCCGCTCGCCGGGCGGTCGGCGCAGGAGGTGCGCGACGGGCTCGCGCCGCACTGGCAGGAGGCGCTGGACACGTCCGAGGCGGCCGGGGTCCGGGTGACCTGGGGCTCGGTCGCCGACCTGCCCGCCTTCCACCGGCTGTACGTGCAGACCGCCGCCCGGGACGGGTTCAAGGCCCGGCCCGTCGCGTACTTCGACCGGATGTGGCAGGCGCTCAACACGGAGGACGGCGACCGGCTGCGGCTCTATCTCGCCGAGCACGACGGCGAGGCGCTGTCCGCCGCGCTGATGATCTCCGTCGGGTCCCGCTTCTGGCACTCCTACGCCGCGTCCGGCCCCCGGGGGCACGAACTGCGGCCCAGCAACGCCCTGTTGTGGCGGATGCTGGGCGTCGCGCGGGCGGCGGGCGCGGACGCGTACGACCTGCGGGCCGTCAGCCCGCTCCTCACCGAGGACAACCGGCTGCTCGGCCGCCTCCGCTTCAAGACCGGGGCCGGCGGGCGGGCCGTGGAGTACCTGGGCGAGTGGGAGCTGCCCGTCGGGCCCCAGGGCCGCGTGCTGCAACGGGCGTTGGGGTTCTACCTCGGGCACCGCTGA
- the hutI gene encoding imidazolonepropionase has protein sequence MTATTAITNIGTLVTNNPDLGDGPLGQIKDAALVIEGDRIAWAGPTAKVPATDDTHDAQGRAVIPGFVDSHSHLIFAGDRTEEFNARMSGQSYKAGGIRTTVAATRAATDAALEANLTHYLAEALRQGTTTFETKSGYGLTTADEERALRIAKAHTDEVTYLGAHIVSPDHADDPAAYVALVTGEMLDACAPHARWIDVFCEKGAFDGDQARAILTAGKAKGLLPRIHANQLSYGPGVQLAVELDAASADHCTHLTDADVDALANSDTVATLLPGAEFSTRAEWPDARRLLDAGATVALSTDCNPGSSFTSSVPFCIALAVRDMGMTPDEALWAATAGGAKALRRTDVGHLAPGARADLAFLDAPSHVHLAYRPGVPLVSEVWRAGVRAA, from the coding sequence ATGACAGCGACGACGGCGATCACCAACATCGGCACCCTGGTCACCAACAACCCAGACCTCGGCGACGGCCCCCTCGGCCAGATCAAGGACGCCGCGCTCGTCATCGAGGGCGACCGCATCGCCTGGGCGGGCCCGACGGCAAAGGTCCCGGCGACGGACGACACCCACGACGCACAGGGCCGAGCCGTGATCCCCGGGTTCGTCGACTCCCACTCCCACCTGATCTTCGCCGGCGACCGCACCGAAGAGTTCAACGCCCGCATGTCCGGCCAGAGCTACAAGGCCGGAGGCATCCGCACCACGGTCGCCGCCACCCGCGCCGCCACCGACGCCGCACTCGAAGCGAACCTCACCCACTACCTCGCGGAAGCGCTCCGCCAGGGCACGACCACCTTCGAGACCAAGTCCGGCTACGGCCTCACCACGGCCGACGAAGAGCGCGCCCTGCGCATCGCGAAGGCCCACACCGACGAGGTCACCTATCTCGGCGCCCACATCGTGTCCCCCGACCACGCCGACGACCCCGCGGCCTACGTGGCCCTGGTCACCGGCGAGATGCTGGACGCCTGCGCCCCGCACGCCCGCTGGATCGACGTCTTCTGCGAGAAGGGCGCCTTCGACGGCGACCAGGCGCGCGCGATCCTCACGGCCGGCAAGGCCAAGGGCCTGCTCCCGCGCATCCACGCCAACCAGCTCTCCTACGGCCCCGGCGTGCAGCTGGCCGTCGAGCTGGACGCCGCGAGCGCCGACCACTGCACCCACCTCACGGACGCCGACGTCGACGCCCTCGCCAACAGCGACACGGTGGCGACCCTGCTCCCCGGCGCCGAGTTCTCCACCCGCGCCGAGTGGCCGGACGCCCGCCGCCTGCTCGACGCGGGCGCCACGGTGGCCCTGTCCACGGACTGCAACCCGGGCTCGTCCTTCACGTCCTCGGTGCCGTTCTGCATCGCCCTCGCGGTACGGGACATGGGCATGACCCCGGACGAGGCGCTCTGGGCGGCGACGGCGGGCGGTGCGAAGGCGCTGCGCCGCACGGACGTCGGCCACCTGGCGCCCGGGGCGCGGGCGGACCTGGCGTTCCTGGACGCCCCCAGCCACGTACACCTGGCGTACCGGCCGGGCGTGCCGCTGGTGTCGGAGGTCTGGCGGGCCGGGGTCCGCGCGGCCTGA
- a CDS encoding formimidoylglutamate deiminase, giving the protein MTTTYWLEHAWLGTHVEPNVAVDVTVTDGVGRVTAVRTDVTAPPPGATVLRGLTLPGLANAHSHAFHRALRATVQVGSGTFWTWREVMYAVADRLTPDTYHALARAVYAEMALTGITAVGEFHYVHHAPGGTRYADPNAMGEALIAAAADAGIRVTLLDTAYVSAGFGKEPDRHQLRFSDGTTQGWAERASLLTDRPHARIGAAVHSVRAVPADQLATVAEWAAERGAPLHVHLSEQTAENDACQAAHGCTPTRLLADHGVLGARTTGVHNTHLTDDDIKLIGGSATGTCMCPTTERDLADGIGPAVQLQQAGSPLSLGSDSHAVIDLFEEARAMELNERLRSRTRGHWTANALLRAASADGHAALGWPDAGAIEPGALADLVTVRLDSVRTAGALPRLGAETAVFSAGGADVSDVVAGGRVVVRDGEHLSVGDVPSALTEAIAALR; this is encoded by the coding sequence GTGACGACGACGTACTGGTTGGAGCACGCCTGGCTGGGCACGCACGTCGAGCCGAACGTGGCCGTCGACGTGACGGTGACGGACGGCGTCGGCCGCGTCACCGCGGTCCGCACGGACGTCACCGCCCCGCCGCCCGGCGCGACCGTCCTGCGCGGCCTGACCCTGCCGGGCCTCGCCAACGCGCACAGCCACGCCTTCCACCGGGCGCTGCGCGCGACGGTGCAGGTCGGCTCGGGCACGTTCTGGACCTGGCGCGAGGTCATGTACGCGGTCGCGGACCGCCTCACGCCCGACACCTACCACGCCCTGGCCCGCGCGGTGTACGCGGAGATGGCGCTGACCGGCATCACGGCCGTCGGCGAGTTCCACTACGTGCACCACGCCCCCGGCGGCACCCGCTACGCCGATCCCAACGCGATGGGCGAGGCGCTGATCGCGGCCGCCGCCGACGCCGGCATCCGCGTCACGCTCCTCGACACGGCGTACGTCTCCGCCGGCTTCGGCAAGGAGCCCGACCGCCACCAGCTCCGCTTCTCCGACGGCACCACGCAGGGCTGGGCCGAGCGCGCGTCCCTGCTGACCGACCGGCCGCACGCCCGGATCGGCGCCGCCGTGCACTCCGTGCGGGCGGTTCCGGCGGACCAGCTGGCGACGGTCGCCGAATGGGCCGCCGAGCGGGGCGCGCCGCTCCACGTCCACCTCTCCGAGCAGACCGCGGAGAACGACGCCTGCCAGGCCGCCCACGGCTGCACGCCGACCCGGCTCCTCGCCGACCACGGGGTGCTGGGCGCCCGCACCACCGGCGTGCACAACACCCACCTCACCGACGACGACATCAAGCTGATCGGCGGCTCGGCCACCGGTACCTGCATGTGCCCGACCACCGAACGCGACCTCGCCGACGGCATCGGCCCCGCCGTCCAGCTCCAGCAGGCCGGTTCGCCGCTCTCCCTCGGCTCGGACAGCCACGCCGTGATCGACCTCTTCGAGGAGGCGCGCGCGATGGAGCTGAACGAGCGGCTGCGCTCCCGTACCCGGGGGCACTGGACGGCGAACGCGCTGCTGCGGGCCGCCTCCGCCGACGGGCACGCCGCGCTCGGCTGGCCCGACGCCGGGGCCATCGAGCCCGGCGCCCTCGCCGACCTGGTCACCGTCCGCCTCGACTCGGTCCGCACCGCCGGCGCGCTCCCTCGGCTCGGCGCCGAGACCGCGGTCTTCTCGGCGGGCGGAGCCGATGTCTCCGACGTGGTCGCGGGGGGCCGGGTGGTGGTCCGCGACGGTGAGCATCTGTCGGTCGGCGACGTGCCCTCCGCCCTGACGGAAGCCATCGCGGCACTGAGGTAG
- a CDS encoding allantoate amidohydrolase: MWRDLLPVGRDKETRGYRRHAWTGADADCRAWFRDQAESRGLTYELDRNGNQWAWLGDPEAGGAVVTGSHLDSVPDGGAFDGPLGVVSSFAALDELRRRGAEFAKPFAITNFGDEEGARFGLACVGSRLTGGHLTREAAFRLTDADGVTLPQAMERAGYDPEAIGPDPERLARIDAFIELHVEQGRALDLSGDAVGIASSIWPHGRWRFDFSGEANHAGTTRLVDRRDPMLPYAETVLAARREARLADTVATFGKISVEPNGVNAIPSLVRGWLDSRAAGQDALDRTVTAIEKAAREYADAHGIDVTLTRESFTPVVEFDHALRDELSRILGLEAGLDVPVLGTGAGHDAGILASSIPTAMLFVRNPTGVSHSPAESAAEDDCLAGVRALADVLEGLACK, translated from the coding sequence ATGTGGCGGGACCTCCTCCCCGTGGGCCGGGACAAGGAGACCCGCGGCTACCGCCGGCACGCCTGGACGGGCGCCGACGCCGACTGCCGCGCCTGGTTCAGGGACCAGGCGGAGTCCCGCGGCCTGACCTACGAGCTGGACCGCAACGGCAACCAGTGGGCCTGGCTCGGTGACCCGGAGGCCGGCGGAGCCGTCGTCACCGGCTCCCACCTGGACTCGGTCCCCGACGGCGGCGCCTTCGACGGCCCCCTCGGCGTGGTCTCCTCCTTCGCCGCCCTGGACGAACTCCGCCGCAGGGGAGCGGAGTTCGCCAAGCCGTTCGCCATCACCAACTTCGGCGACGAGGAGGGCGCCCGCTTCGGCCTGGCCTGCGTGGGCTCGCGCCTCACCGGTGGCCACCTCACCCGCGAGGCGGCGTTCCGGCTCACCGACGCCGACGGCGTCACGCTCCCGCAGGCGATGGAGCGGGCCGGGTACGACCCCGAGGCGATCGGCCCGGACCCCGAACGCCTCGCCCGGATCGACGCGTTCATCGAACTCCACGTCGAGCAGGGCCGCGCCCTGGACCTGTCCGGCGACGCGGTCGGCATCGCCAGCTCCATCTGGCCGCACGGCCGCTGGCGCTTCGACTTCTCCGGCGAGGCCAACCACGCGGGCACCACCCGCCTCGTCGACCGCCGCGACCCGATGCTGCCCTACGCCGAGACGGTCCTCGCCGCCCGCCGCGAGGCCCGCCTCGCCGACACCGTCGCCACCTTCGGCAAGATCTCCGTCGAGCCGAACGGCGTCAACGCCATCCCCTCCCTGGTGCGCGGCTGGCTCGACTCCCGCGCCGCCGGGCAGGACGCCCTCGACCGGACGGTCACCGCGATCGAGAAGGCCGCCCGCGAGTACGCCGACGCGCACGGCATCGACGTCACCCTCACCCGCGAGTCGTTCACTCCGGTCGTCGAGTTCGACCACGCGCTGCGCGACGAACTCTCCCGCATCCTCGGCCTGGAAGCGGGCCTCGACGTGCCCGTCCTCGGCACCGGAGCGGGACACGACGCGGGAATCCTCGCCTCGTCGATCCCCACCGCCATGCTGTTCGTACGCAACCCGACGGGCGTCTCGCACTCCCCGGCCGAGTCCGCCGCCGAGGACGACTGCCTCGCCGGGGTGCGCGCACTGGCCGACGTACTGGAAGGGCTGGCCTGCAAGTGA
- a CDS encoding diaminopimelate decarboxylase, which translates to MASTDTSTLPLPGLPARRARDRDLAVRAAVAQGLVGPGAPVAGLLDVTGIRASAAALRAAFDAVAAPGNEILHAFAVKATPLVPVLRLLHQAGLGAEVASPGELALARAAGVPPARTVLDSPAKTGAELREALALGIAVNADNPQELARLDTLVASAPTRSPLGLRVNPQTGAGSIDATSTATATSKFGVALRDEGARRWVVRAYLDRPWLTRLHTHSGSQGVPLELLAEGVHAAYELAEEINGLAGRRQIDTLDIGGGLPVNFGSDEDTPDHAGYAKLLAERVPGLFDGRYGLVTEFGRSLLAKHGTTLARVEYAKESGGRPIAVTHAGVQVATRTVYLPEAWPLRIAAYDAQGRPAKGPEVAQDIAGPACFAGDLLARNRALPLLAAGDHVAALDTGAYGFAHHYAYNSLARPGIYGFTAEPGGEVRFATVREPQTAEEIVAESGGALRGTLLDL; encoded by the coding sequence ATGGCATCCACGGACACGTCCACCCTTCCCCTGCCCGGACTCCCCGCCCGTCGCGCGCGCGATCGCGACCTGGCCGTGCGCGCGGCCGTCGCACAGGGCCTCGTCGGGCCCGGCGCCCCGGTGGCCGGGCTGCTCGACGTGACCGGCATCCGCGCCTCCGCGGCCGCCCTGCGCGCCGCCTTCGACGCGGTCGCCGCGCCCGGCAACGAGATCCTGCACGCCTTCGCGGTGAAGGCCACCCCGCTCGTGCCGGTGCTGCGGCTGCTGCACCAGGCCGGTCTCGGCGCCGAGGTGGCGAGCCCCGGCGAGCTGGCCCTGGCCCGCGCCGCCGGGGTGCCGCCGGCCCGCACCGTCCTCGACTCCCCCGCCAAGACCGGCGCCGAACTGCGCGAGGCGCTCGCCCTCGGCATCGCCGTGAACGCCGACAACCCGCAGGAGCTGGCCCGCCTCGACACCCTCGTCGCCTCCGCGCCCACCCGCTCCCCGCTCGGCCTGCGGGTGAACCCGCAGACCGGGGCCGGGTCCATCGACGCCACGTCGACCGCGACCGCCACCTCCAAGTTCGGGGTGGCGCTGCGCGACGAGGGGGCCCGCCGGTGGGTCGTGCGGGCGTACCTGGACCGGCCGTGGCTGACCCGCCTGCACACGCACTCCGGATCGCAGGGGGTGCCGCTGGAGCTGCTCGCCGAGGGGGTGCACGCGGCGTACGAACTCGCCGAGGAGATCAACGGGCTGGCCGGGCGGCGCCAGATCGACACCCTCGACATCGGCGGCGGCCTCCCGGTGAACTTCGGCTCCGACGAGGACACCCCGGACCACGCCGGGTACGCGAAGCTGCTCGCCGAGCGGGTGCCGGGGCTCTTCGACGGGCGCTACGGCCTGGTGACCGAGTTCGGGCGCTCCCTGCTCGCCAAGCACGGCACGACGCTCGCGCGCGTGGAGTACGCGAAGGAGAGCGGCGGGCGCCCGATCGCCGTGACCCACGCGGGCGTCCAGGTGGCGACCCGGACCGTGTACCTGCCCGAGGCGTGGCCGCTGCGGATCGCCGCGTACGACGCGCAGGGCCGGCCCGCGAAGGGGCCGGAGGTCGCGCAGGACATCGCCGGGCCCGCCTGCTTCGCGGGCGACCTGCTCGCGAGGAACCGCGCCCTGCCGCTGCTGGCGGCGGGCGACCACGTGGCCGCGCTCGACACCGGCGCCTACGGCTTCGCGCACCACTACGCGTACAACTCGCTGGCCCGGCCCGGGATCTACGGCTTCACCGCCGAGCCCGGCGGAGAGGTCCGGTTCGCGACCGTACGGGAGCCGCAGACGGCCGAGGAGATCGTCGCGGAGTCCGGCGGCGCGCTGCGCGGCACCCTGCTGGATCTCTGA